The Paenibacillus wynnii DNA window GAGCTACTGGTACATTGGACTAATCATACTATGTTGTATTTTCATATACGTTTATTACGCTACTAGTTATAGTATTAAAAACATGGGTAGAAATAGGTCTTCTTAATTTGTGATAAATAAAAGAGGTGAAGGAAGGCAATGAAAAAACAAAAGCCAAAAAAGACAAATAATAAACGTCTTCGTGATATTGCAAGCATGAAAGAGTTATCTAAAACAACGAATGATATGAAGAACTTTAAACGAGCTATGCCTATTTTAGCCCCACTTCTAAAAGTGGCAGGGGTAGATGTAAGTAAAATCCAGGACGCTCTAGGGCAGTTAGAAGGTTTGGCAGAACAAACAAATGAGTTAATAGGTATGCCAGACCGGTTTAACGATCTCCTCGCTGAACATGGTTGGATTATGTACAAAATGATGGACTTTACAGTTGCTAAGACAGCTGTACAGAAAGCTGAGTCCGGTGATATTAATGGAGCGGAACAAGAACTAATTAATTACTACAATGTGGAAACTATTCGGCGGCAGTTGAGGGTACTGGGACCTCTAAAGGCGTTCAGACCAAGAATGGATTTAACGAATAAAGCTTTGCTTGATTACGAGGAAGAACGGTATCATGCTTGCGTTCCTGTTGTACTGGCACTTACAGACGGCTTGGTAAATGATCTCCATGAAGATCATAAAGGTCTATCTGCTGAATCAACTGAATTAGAGGCTTGGGATTCTATCGCTGCACACACCCAAGGACTTGGAAGACTTGTAAAAATCCTCCGAAAAGGGCGCTACAAAACGACAACAGAAAAGATTAGTCTTCCATATAGAAATGGCATTTTGCATGGAACCGATTTGGGATACGACAATAGAATTGTTGCAGCAAAAACATGGGCAACACTTTTCGCTGTTGGTGAATGGGCGACTAAGGTAGAACGTGGAGAGGCAAATAGCCCCACTGAAAAGCCTAAAGAAACTTTTCGAGATTTATTAACAAAAATTCAAGAGAATGAGCAAACTAAGAAAGAAATAGAGGAGTGGAAGCCGCGTGAGCAGAAGTCCACTAATGCCGAATCATTTACTTCAGATTCGCCAGAGCATGTGTTGAAAGAGTTTTTATTATGTTGGTCCCGAAAAAACTACGGTGGAATGACTAAAATACTCCCCTCTAAAACATTTGTGGCAAAAGAAGCACCCGCACGAATCAGAGAATATTATGCAGATAAGTTACTTAAGTCCTTTGAATTTGTTTCAATTGTTGATGTAGCTCTTGCCAATACAACAATTGATGTTCGGTTACAAGTGGATGAATACGGTAGAATAAACGAAAAACAGCATACATTTATTTTGATAAATGAGGATGACAAAGGTAATCCTATAGGAAGAACTAAAGCAGATTCGAGATGGGTAAGCTATACTTGGCGTGTATATTAATAAGATAGCATTCGAATCTGAATGTCTTCTGGAATCACTTAAATAAGCAATTAGATTAAATAGTTAATAAAAGCTATAAGAGTAGGCTTGGACTTTGCCTACTCTTATAGCTTTTAATTTAAACAACAAAGCGAACTTCAATTTTCTCCAAAATGTTATACTGAGACACAATACGGTGAACCGTATCATAAGTAGGGCGAAGTTTTCAACATGAAAAACTTCATAATATAGTCTGAAATTTAAAAACCTTCTTATATTCTTTTCCCCAACTTAATTGAAGTTTAAAATTTTTTAAAATATTGATAATTTCATTTTTATTAGTGCTTTTGGTTTTAATGATGATTGTAATAGCAGTAGTTGAATTAGAAAAAGGAGAAATCTCAACATATTGAACATCTCTTGAATAAAGGATGATCTGATCATTAATTTTGGATAAAGGTAAAATATCAAGGGTTAAATTGGTTACAGTTTTATAATTTATATTTTTTAAAGTTGTGGTAATGGTAGCGAAGATATACTCTGAACTATTTCCTAAATTTGTAGGGTTTTGTAATAATACAAAACCATCTGGAATTTGCGTTTCAACTTTTGTTTTCAAATCGATAAATGCTTGTTCATCAGCTGAAGCGGACTCAATGATCAGGCTAGTCTCTTTAACAACTGGCTTTAGAAATTTGAAAGTTATAAAACCATTGTTTAAAGAATCTATAACACCGAATATTACTATAATTGAAAGTAAAGCAATAATTACTCGTTTGATTGGAATCCCTCCTTAATTATAAAAGAGGTGCAATTTATGCACCCCTTTATATTATATTATTCAAAAGAAATAAGCCAAAAATCTCTTCCATTAAAATCAGAACTTGAAATAGGCTTGTCCACAATATCTAAATTATTTGGGCCTGAGTGATATGTTAAATAGATATCGCTACTTGTTTTTTTAGTAACAATCATAGAATGAGTTCTATCGTATTTATCTCCACTACTATACGATAATTGAATAATATCGCCAGGTTGTGCCTTAGCTATAACTGAAGATTTTTGTGCATTTGTGTAATATGACCCTGTCAATCCTTGATTAGACCAATAAGTATAGAAGTCATCCACATTTACCCAAGAAGAGGACTCAGACCATAAACTTGGATAAAAAGTAGATCGTTCACTGTACCAAAAGGAATTATTATTATATACCATACCATCATATCCATTATCTACATAGTTTGCCTTGCGTTCGTAATGCCCACCTGCATACCAAGCTTGCGATATGAAATTTGTACAGTCATTTGACCATCTATTACTATAGGTGGAATTTCTTTTTGCGCTTCCAGCAGATGCCCAAGCATACGCGTAGTTGACGGCCTGTTGTCGATTATAGGATATCGCTAAAGGAGTAATAAGGCTATCCAATCCTATGTTATTTTGTGGAAGAGTCGGGTTTATTAACTGTCCCTCAGTAGCTAAGTGTTTTTTATTGTAATCTAAAACATATTTAACAAGTTGGGTGAAATTTCTATCTTTTGTAAGCTGTCCATCTATATCCCATAGATAGTTGTTTAAATAATTTGAGTATTCGCTTGACCCTGGTTCATAGTCTAATCCTGAGTTATAAATTTTATTTTTAAATATAGTTTCTGCCTTAATATAGTTGGCTTCACTTAATTTAAAGCTATTCTGCTTT harbors:
- a CDS encoding amidase domain-containing protein, coding for MKRVIGLSVVSLALLAGSQTIYAESGSVSKDTYQQDSNLQSSTFQYDLKQNSFKLSEANYIKAETIFKNKIYNSGLDYEPGSSEYSNYLNNYLWDIDGQLTKDRNFTQLVKYVLDYNKKHLATEGQLINPTLPQNNIGLDSLITPLAISYNRQQAVNYAYAWASAGSAKRNSTYSNRWSNDCTNFISQAWYAGGHYERKANYVDNGYDGMVYNNNSFWYSERSTFYPSLWSESSSWVNVDDFYTYWSNQGLTGSYYTNAQKSSVIAKAQPGDIIQLSYSSGDKYDRTHSMIVTKKTSSDIYLTYHSGPNNLDIVDKPISSSDFNGRDFWLISFE